From the genome of Neodiprion pinetum isolate iyNeoPine1 chromosome 3, iyNeoPine1.2, whole genome shotgun sequence, one region includes:
- the LOC138190720 gene encoding uncharacterized protein yields the protein MTMNQSKFTLEHQAVTFGVNYSSDLADHAAAWALMSVSESQLDPIQSRSADFEYRLLYLLDPALRVRFLVKLDFQDKRSVISALQVHHLLKLDFQDKRSVVPALQVRYLVKHDFQVKRSVVSALQVLHLVNFDLQDQRSVVPHSSYAPGDLPDELRLPGPLPGEFRPPGRGLGSSCSVQ from the exons ATGACGATGAACCAAAGCAAATTCACCCTAGAGCATCAAGCCGTTACCTTTGGTGTCAATTATTCCTCTGATCTTGCTGATCACGCAGCTGCTTGGGCCTTGATGAGCGTATCAGAATCCCAATTAGACCCAATAC aatcgcgctccgcagatttcgagtaccggcttctctacctcctggatcctgcgctacgggtccgcttcctggtgaaactcgacttccaggacaagcgctccgtaattTCCGCGCTCCAGGTCCACCACCTGCtaaaactcgacttccaggacaaacgctccgtggttcctgcgctccag GTACGATACCTGGTGAAACACGACTTCCAG gtcaagcgctccgtggtttctgcgctccaggtccttCATCTGGTGAATTTCGACCTCCAGGAccagcgctccgtagttcctcATAGTTCCTACGCTCCAGGTGATTTACCTGATGAATTGCGACTTCCAGGTCCTCTACCTGGTGAATTTCGACCTCCAGGACGAGGGCTCGGTAGTTCCTGCTCAGTGCAGTGA